The following proteins come from a genomic window of Micromonospora zamorensis:
- a CDS encoding C39 family peptidase: protein MRTDLIRKTALTAAGLAFTGGAIVGPITAAYAADAKPASQTQSDRKPSGERQLGVRYEAQPNFYYCGPAATRNALSVQGKDISVDAMAKEMGTTEAGTNSINDITPVLNKETGKNDAYRSVEISTPAADDKQTDKLRADIVRTVDDGRAVVANIAGTTTDTDGAIHSFEGGHYISVVGYRDNGQIVKIADSADPNTASYEVTVEHLADWIATRGYATS, encoded by the coding sequence ATGCGTACCGATCTGATTCGTAAGACCGCTCTGACCGCTGCTGGCCTGGCCTTCACCGGCGGCGCGATCGTTGGACCGATCACCGCCGCGTACGCCGCGGACGCGAAGCCGGCGTCGCAGACGCAGTCTGACCGCAAGCCGTCGGGTGAGCGTCAGCTGGGTGTGCGCTACGAGGCGCAGCCGAACTTCTACTACTGCGGGCCCGCCGCGACCCGTAACGCCCTTTCCGTGCAGGGCAAGGACATCAGCGTCGACGCGATGGCCAAGGAGATGGGCACCACCGAGGCCGGCACCAACTCGATCAACGACATCACCCCGGTGCTGAACAAGGAGACCGGCAAGAACGACGCGTACCGGTCCGTGGAGATCAGCACGCCCGCGGCCGACGATAAGCAGACCGACAAGCTGCGCGCCGACATCGTCCGCACCGTCGACGACGGCCGGGCCGTGGTCGCCAACATCGCCGGCACCACCACCGACACCGACGGTGCTATCCACTCCTTCGAGGGCGGGCACTACATCAGCGTCGTCGGCTACCGCGACAACGGCCAGATCGTGAAGATCGCCGACTCCGCCGACCCGAACACCGCCTCCTACGAGGTCACCGTCGAGCACCTCGCCGACTGGATCGCCACCCGCGGCTACGCCACCAGCTGA
- the recQ gene encoding DNA helicase RecQ, whose protein sequence is MASPTDLRTEDALPVLRRVFGYDAFRGFQQDVIDHVVAGGDALVLMPTGGGKSLCYQIPALVRDGVAVVVSPLIALMQDQVDALTAVGVRAGFLNSTQTLDARRRVEAAYVAGELDLLYLAPEALGVRSTLALLDRGRISLFAIDEAHCVSQWGHDFRPDYLALSMLHERWPEVPRIALTATATSATRTEIATRLNLDDARHFVASFDRPNIQYRIVPKREPRKQLLTLLRDEHPGDAGIVYCLSRASVDKTAEFLVANGVAALPYHAGLDAATRAANQQRFLREDGLVMVATIAFGMGIDKPDVRFVAHLDLPKSVEGYYQETGRAGRDGLPSTAWLAYGLQDVVQQRKMIETSDGDLAHRRNLAAHLDAMLALCETVRCRRVQLLEYFGETSTAACGNCDTCLTPPETWDGTVAAQKLLSAVFRLDRERNQRFGAGHCIDILLGKQNDKISQHGHDSLTVFGIGSELSEAEWRGVVRQLLAEGLLAVEGDYGTLALTEASADVLGRRRTVTMRREPEKPASTRSSKPRGSATVVAELTPAAASLFERLRGWRATTAKEQGVPAYVIFHDATLRQIASDAPGSLAELSGVSGVGENKLAKYGEQILAVLAED, encoded by the coding sequence ATGGCTTCCCCCACCGACCTGCGTACCGAGGACGCGCTGCCGGTGCTGCGCCGGGTGTTCGGCTACGACGCCTTCCGCGGTTTCCAGCAGGACGTGATCGACCACGTGGTCGCCGGCGGCGACGCGCTGGTGCTGATGCCCACCGGTGGTGGCAAGTCGCTGTGCTACCAGATCCCGGCCCTGGTCCGCGACGGCGTCGCGGTCGTCGTCTCCCCGCTGATCGCCCTCATGCAGGACCAGGTGGACGCCCTCACCGCCGTCGGCGTCCGCGCCGGGTTCCTCAACTCGACCCAGACCCTCGACGCCCGACGTCGGGTCGAGGCGGCCTACGTCGCCGGCGAGCTGGACCTGCTCTACCTCGCCCCGGAAGCGCTCGGCGTCCGGTCCACCCTCGCCCTGCTGGACCGGGGGCGCATCTCCCTGTTCGCGATCGACGAGGCGCACTGCGTGTCCCAGTGGGGGCACGACTTCCGCCCCGACTACCTGGCGCTGTCGATGCTGCACGAACGCTGGCCAGAGGTGCCGCGGATCGCGCTGACCGCCACCGCGACCAGCGCCACCCGCACCGAGATCGCCACCCGACTCAACCTCGACGACGCCCGGCACTTCGTGGCGAGCTTCGACCGGCCCAACATCCAGTACCGGATCGTGCCCAAACGGGAGCCGCGCAAGCAACTGCTGACGCTGCTGCGCGACGAGCACCCCGGCGACGCCGGCATCGTCTACTGCCTGTCCCGGGCCTCGGTCGACAAGACCGCCGAGTTCCTCGTCGCCAACGGGGTCGCCGCACTGCCGTACCACGCGGGTCTGGACGCGGCCACCCGCGCCGCCAACCAGCAACGCTTCCTACGGGAGGACGGTCTGGTGATGGTGGCCACGATCGCCTTCGGCATGGGCATCGACAAGCCCGACGTGCGGTTCGTCGCCCACCTCGACCTGCCCAAGTCCGTCGAGGGCTACTACCAGGAGACCGGCCGCGCCGGGCGGGACGGCCTGCCGTCCACCGCCTGGCTCGCGTACGGGCTGCAGGACGTGGTCCAGCAACGCAAGATGATCGAGACGTCCGACGGCGACCTCGCCCACCGCCGCAACCTCGCCGCGCACCTGGACGCGATGCTCGCCCTCTGCGAGACGGTGCGCTGCCGGCGGGTCCAGCTGCTCGAATACTTCGGCGAGACGTCCACGGCGGCCTGCGGCAACTGCGACACCTGCCTCACCCCACCGGAGACCTGGGACGGCACTGTCGCCGCCCAGAAGTTGCTCTCCGCGGTCTTTCGTCTCGACCGTGAGCGCAACCAGCGGTTCGGCGCGGGGCACTGCATCGACATCCTGCTCGGCAAGCAGAACGACAAGATCAGCCAGCACGGTCACGACTCGCTGACCGTCTTCGGCATCGGCTCCGAGCTGAGCGAGGCGGAGTGGCGGGGCGTCGTCCGGCAACTGCTCGCCGAAGGGCTGCTCGCCGTCGAGGGTGACTACGGCACGCTCGCGCTGACCGAGGCCAGTGCCGACGTCCTGGGTCGCCGTCGTACGGTCACGATGCGCCGCGAGCCGGAGAAGCCAGCTTCGACCCGCTCGTCGAAGCCGCGCGGCTCGGCCACCGTCGTGGCCGAGCTGACCCCGGCCGCCGCGTCGCTCTTCGAGCGGCTGCGCGGCTGGCGGGCGACCACCGCCAAAGAGCAGGGCGTTCCGGCGTACGTCATCTTCCACGACGCCACTCTTCGACAGATCGCCAGCGACGCGCCGGGCTCGCTTGCCGAGCTGTCCGGCGTCAGCGGGGTCGGCGAGAACAAGCTCGCCAAGTACGGCGAGCAGATTCTGGCCGTCCTCGCCGAGGACTGA
- a CDS encoding gluconeogenesis factor YvcK family protein: protein MTARRVVAFGGGHGLSASLRALRHCAPELDLDITAVVTVGDDGGSSGRLRAERGGLPPGDLRQALVALAGDHPATRRSAGLFQHRFAAVPAGVPPLGEADLAPAATDRRNPDPRDQGANSQGAGATVPGAERASIRADGLAGHAVGNLVLCGLMEMLGDPVAALEHAGAMLGTVGRVLPMSRQPVGIEAQVRGVDPAAPDEVRTVRGQHQVAVTTGRVESLRLTPPAPPACAEVIEAIRAADWLIFGPGSWYTSVLPHLLVPQLADAIVSTSARRLVTLNLAAEKETLGLSVADHLAALHWYLPELKVDLVLADAKAVGDPEPVERAAESLGARLVLAPVAVTGGTPRHDPAALGAALVPVLGADR, encoded by the coding sequence ATGACGGCCCGGCGGGTGGTGGCGTTCGGCGGCGGGCACGGGCTGTCCGCCTCGCTGCGCGCGCTGCGTCACTGTGCCCCCGAACTCGACCTCGACATCACCGCTGTGGTCACCGTGGGTGACGACGGGGGTTCCAGCGGCCGGTTGCGGGCCGAGCGGGGCGGTCTGCCCCCGGGTGATCTGCGTCAGGCGCTGGTGGCTCTGGCTGGGGATCACCCGGCGACCCGGCGCAGCGCCGGGCTGTTCCAGCACCGCTTCGCCGCCGTGCCGGCCGGCGTACCCCCGCTCGGCGAAGCCGACCTGGCCCCGGCGGCGACCGACCGCCGCAACCCCGACCCGCGCGACCAGGGCGCAAACAGCCAGGGCGCCGGCGCGACCGTCCCCGGCGCTGAGCGGGCGAGCATCCGCGCCGACGGGCTGGCCGGGCACGCGGTGGGCAACCTCGTGCTCTGCGGCCTCATGGAGATGCTGGGCGACCCGGTGGCCGCGCTGGAGCACGCCGGCGCGATGCTGGGCACTGTCGGCCGGGTGCTGCCGATGTCCCGTCAGCCGGTCGGCATCGAGGCGCAGGTCCGAGGTGTCGACCCGGCCGCCCCCGACGAGGTACGCACCGTGCGCGGCCAGCACCAGGTGGCGGTCACCACCGGGCGGGTCGAGTCGCTGCGCCTCACCCCGCCCGCCCCGCCGGCCTGCGCCGAGGTGATCGAGGCGATCAGGGCGGCGGACTGGTTGATCTTCGGGCCGGGCAGCTGGTACACCAGCGTTCTCCCGCACCTGCTGGTGCCGCAGTTGGCCGACGCTATCGTGTCCACCTCGGCCCGGCGGTTGGTCACGTTGAACCTCGCGGCCGAGAAGGAAACTCTCGGACTCTCCGTCGCCGATCATCTCGCGGCGCTGCACTGGTACCTGCCCGAGCTCAAGGTGGATCTCGTGCTCGCCGACGCCAAGGCGGTGGGTGACCCCGAACCGGTCGAACGTGCGGCAGAATCGCTGGGTGCCCGCCTGGTCCTCGCCCCTGTCGCCGTCACCGGTGGCACTCCCCGCCATGATCCGGCTGCCCTGGGCGCCGCACTGGTGCCTGTCCTGGGTGCCGATCGTTAG
- the rapZ gene encoding RNase adapter RapZ, with the protein MVDGQVAAESETTLVVVTGLSGGGRSTVARALENVGYYVVDNLPQALMLDMAELAFKAGGAARRTAMVLDVRSRAFSTDLAGAIRELKDRGFSPRVVFVDADDEVLIRRFESVRRSHPLQGDGRLADGIAVERGLLEEARDQADVIVDTSHLNVNQLRRRIEELFGGEDARRLRVTVLSFGFKYGLPPDADFVLDARFLPNPYWVPELREHTGREEAVSAYVLGQEGADAFVASYADLVNATTAGFEREGKRYLTVAVGCTGGKHRSVAIAEELAGRLRHSGLAANAQHRDLGRE; encoded by the coding sequence GTGGTTGACGGGCAGGTGGCGGCCGAGTCGGAGACCACACTCGTGGTCGTCACCGGCCTCTCCGGCGGTGGCCGCAGCACGGTTGCCAGGGCGTTGGAGAACGTCGGCTACTACGTGGTCGACAACCTGCCGCAGGCACTGATGCTGGACATGGCCGAGCTGGCGTTCAAGGCGGGCGGGGCCGCTCGGCGCACCGCGATGGTGCTGGACGTGCGGTCCCGGGCCTTCTCCACGGACCTGGCCGGGGCGATCCGTGAGCTCAAGGACCGTGGGTTCTCGCCCCGGGTGGTCTTCGTCGACGCCGACGACGAGGTGTTGATCCGACGGTTCGAGAGCGTGCGTCGGTCGCATCCGCTTCAGGGCGACGGACGGCTGGCCGACGGCATCGCCGTGGAGCGCGGTCTGCTGGAGGAGGCGCGCGACCAGGCCGACGTGATCGTCGACACCAGCCACCTGAACGTCAACCAGCTCCGTCGGCGCATCGAGGAGCTGTTCGGCGGCGAGGACGCCCGCCGGCTGCGGGTAACCGTGCTGTCGTTCGGCTTCAAGTACGGTCTGCCGCCGGACGCCGACTTCGTGCTGGACGCCCGCTTCCTGCCCAATCCGTACTGGGTGCCGGAGCTGCGCGAGCACACCGGTCGGGAGGAGGCGGTCAGCGCGTACGTGCTGGGTCAGGAGGGTGCGGACGCCTTCGTCGCCTCGTACGCCGACCTGGTCAACGCCACCACCGCCGGCTTCGAGCGGGAGGGTAAGCGCTACCTCACGGTCGCCGTGGGCTGTACCGGCGGCAAGCATCGCAGCGTGGCCATCGCCGAGGAGCTGGCCGGGCGGTTGCGCCACTCCGGGTTGGCGGCCAACGCCCAGCACCGTGATCTGGGGCGGGAATGA